One stretch of Streptomyces sp. NBC_00443 DNA includes these proteins:
- a CDS encoding helix-turn-helix transcriptional regulator — MAGKPVRPINAIDQTRRMLSLVTYLRERPGARVEDVARAFGISEDELVSDLDVLPMCGTSFRGGDLLDIDTDGERIWWHNPDDVAEPLRLAADEATALLVAARAVSTLPGLRESDRQALLRATAKVEAAAGEAAGASSRLSVTFESEGGVFADVDRAISERRRLWIRYYSPARDEVTEREIDPIRLVSVGHTYVEAWCRRSEARRTFRLDRVAEIRILDESSAPPEIELRDLSEGLVQPAAEDPEVVVEVGPGGRWVAEYYPHDSADELADGGLRITLRTPDPTSLRRLALRLGRDGRIVSPQALADSARQAAREALTAYDGAEVQGEHGAHGVHDGQ; from the coding sequence TCGAGGACGTCGCGCGTGCCTTCGGTATCTCCGAGGACGAGCTGGTCTCCGACCTCGACGTGCTGCCCATGTGCGGCACCAGCTTCCGCGGCGGTGACCTGCTCGACATCGACACCGACGGCGAGCGCATCTGGTGGCACAACCCCGACGACGTCGCGGAGCCGCTGCGGCTCGCCGCCGACGAGGCGACCGCGCTGCTGGTGGCGGCCCGCGCGGTGTCCACGCTGCCCGGCCTGCGCGAGAGCGACCGGCAGGCGCTCCTGCGGGCGACCGCCAAGGTGGAGGCCGCGGCCGGGGAGGCGGCCGGTGCCAGCTCCCGGCTGTCGGTGACCTTCGAGTCCGAGGGCGGCGTCTTCGCCGACGTCGACCGTGCGATCTCCGAGCGGCGCCGGCTGTGGATCCGTTACTACTCACCGGCCCGCGACGAGGTCACCGAGCGCGAGATCGACCCGATCCGCCTGGTCAGCGTCGGCCACACCTACGTCGAGGCCTGGTGCCGCCGCTCCGAGGCGCGCCGCACCTTCCGGCTCGACCGGGTCGCCGAGATCAGGATCCTGGACGAGTCGTCCGCGCCGCCCGAGATCGAGCTGCGGGACCTGTCCGAGGGGCTCGTGCAGCCTGCCGCGGAGGACCCCGAGGTCGTGGTCGAGGTCGGCCCGGGCGGGCGCTGGGTCGCCGAGTACTACCCGCACGACAGCGCCGATGAGCTTGCCGACGGCGGGCTGCGTATCACTCTGCGCACCCCCGACCCCACGTCGTTGCGGCGCCTCGCACTGCGGCTCGGGCGCGACGGCCGGATCGTCTCGCCTCAGGCGCTGGCCGACAGCGCCCGGCAGGCGGCCCGCGAGGCGCTGACGGCGTACGACGGGGCCGAGGTGCAGGGCGAGCACGGGGCGCACGGGGTTCACGACGGACAGTAG
- the tatA gene encoding Sec-independent protein translocase subunit TatA, translating into MFGRLGAPEIILILVVIILLFGAKKLPDMARSLGKSARILKSEAKAMKDDNKSAAPADPPNNTSDDQQPPAQRVIQSSPGDVTSSRPVNEPTDTTKR; encoded by the coding sequence ATGTTCGGAAGGCTCGGAGCCCCCGAGATCATTCTCATCCTCGTCGTCATCATCCTGCTGTTCGGCGCGAAGAAGCTTCCGGACATGGCGCGCTCGCTCGGCAAGTCCGCTCGCATCCTGAAGAGCGAGGCGAAGGCGATGAAGGACGACAACAAGTCCGCCGCCCCGGCCGACCCGCCGAACAACACCAGCGACGACCAGCAGCCCCCGGCTCAGCGTGTGATCCAGTCCTCTCCCGGCGACGTGACCAGCTCGCGCCCGGTCAACGAGCCCACGGACACGACCAAGCGCTGA
- the tatC gene encoding twin-arginine translocase subunit TatC — protein sequence MLKSARKEEKDPEGRMPLAEHLRELRNRLAKALLAIVVITVVAAFFYQDIINFFTKPVLESVGCPKSFEELAKTSREQNPCAQITINGLLAPFTLALKVSLMAGVVLAAPVWLYQLWGFVAPGLHKHERGYAYAFVATGFPLFLAGAFFAYKVLPKTATVLIEFTPFGVDNLLPLDDLLDLVTRMVIVFGLSFELPLLLVMLNFTGAITGKRMLGWWRGMIMGITVFAAIATPSTDPLTMMALAGPIWILYFAAVLVSLLNDRRRRRREAMAPADDEASDLDLTPESIDEVETVSASRALPEQATTERVNGYDDVT from the coding sequence TTGCTGAAGTCTGCCCGCAAAGAGGAGAAGGATCCCGAGGGGCGGATGCCCCTCGCGGAGCACCTTCGTGAGCTCCGCAACCGGCTCGCGAAAGCGCTGCTCGCGATCGTCGTCATCACGGTCGTCGCTGCCTTCTTCTATCAGGACATCATCAACTTCTTCACCAAGCCGGTCCTCGAGTCGGTCGGCTGCCCGAAGTCGTTCGAGGAACTGGCCAAGACGTCACGCGAACAGAACCCGTGCGCGCAGATCACGATCAACGGTCTGCTCGCGCCGTTCACGCTGGCCCTGAAGGTGTCCCTGATGGCCGGTGTCGTGCTGGCCGCACCGGTCTGGTTGTACCAGCTGTGGGGCTTCGTCGCCCCCGGCCTGCACAAGCACGAGCGGGGGTACGCCTACGCGTTCGTCGCCACGGGCTTCCCGCTCTTCCTCGCCGGCGCCTTCTTCGCCTACAAGGTGCTGCCCAAGACCGCCACGGTCCTGATCGAGTTCACGCCGTTCGGCGTCGACAACCTGCTGCCGCTGGACGACCTGCTCGACCTCGTCACGCGCATGGTGATCGTCTTCGGTCTCTCCTTCGAGCTGCCCTTGCTGCTGGTGATGCTCAACTTCACCGGCGCCATCACCGGCAAGCGCATGCTCGGCTGGTGGCGCGGCATGATCATGGGCATCACGGTGTTCGCGGCGATCGCGACCCCTAGCACCGACCCGCTGACGATGATGGCCCTCGCCGGACCGATCTGGATCCTGTACTTCGCCGCGGTCCTCGTCTCCCTGCTCAACGACCGCCGCAGGCGTCGCCGAGAGGCCATGGCTCCCGCCGACGACGAGGCGTCCGACCTCGATCTGACCCCCGAGAGCATCGACGAGGTCGAGACCGTGTCCGCGAGCCGGGCGCTGCCCGAGCAGGCCACCACCGAGCGGGTCAACGGCTACGACGACGTGACCTGA
- the helR gene encoding RNA polymerase recycling motor ATPase HelR has protein sequence MTYLTTSAFDLPDRLSAKADPKLIAADEQHFTAIARCLDETIAELTDRLDAARRAPGGMGRDAMDRDTEIHRLTARLRTLHRFGLDLCLGHMVGADDSEPVYVGRLGLTDSTGRRLLLDWRSPAAEPFFGATHADPMGLASRRRYRWTRGRISDYWDEVFTPDGFAGHHASLDDQSAFIASLGSDRSPRMRDVLGTIQADQDAIIRAGSRGALVVDGGPGTGKTVVALHRSAYLLYSDPRLGHRRGGVLFVGPHRPYLDYVSDVLPSLGEEGVQTCILRDLVTEGAAATVEADPEVARLKSSADLVKALEKGVRFYEEPPTKGMTVTTHWSDIWLSATDWAVAFEAAEPGTPHNEARNQVWEELLTILVDKHQGDASGDDAHVSPDLVRKSLRRNRELLTAFNRAWPLLEAADLVSDLWSVPAYLRLCAPWLSRDEVQKLQRADAQAWTVSDLPFLDAARQRLGDPEASRRKRRHDAVIAAQRERMTQVVDNLIEAVANSGADGDDGIGLVTMLRGEDAQVSLVDESEVSTADPDLLAGPFAHVVVDEAQELTDAEWQMLLLRCPSRSFTIVGDRAQARHGFTESWQERLKRIGLDRIDLASLSLNYRTPEEIMTEAEPVIRAALPDANVPTSIRSGGVPVAHGHLSDLDSILANWLTGHAEGTACVIGAPTFAPTDRVRSLTPELSKGLEFDLVVLFDPESFGEGIEGAVDRYVAMTRATQQLVILR, from the coding sequence ATGACCTACCTGACCACCAGCGCGTTCGACCTTCCCGACCGTCTCTCCGCCAAGGCCGACCCGAAGCTGATCGCAGCCGACGAGCAGCACTTCACGGCCATCGCGCGGTGCCTCGACGAGACGATCGCCGAGCTGACCGACCGCCTCGACGCCGCACGCAGGGCACCCGGCGGCATGGGCCGGGATGCCATGGACCGGGACACGGAGATCCACCGGCTCACCGCCCGTCTGCGCACCCTGCACCGCTTCGGCCTGGACCTGTGCCTCGGTCACATGGTCGGCGCCGACGACTCCGAGCCGGTGTACGTGGGGCGGCTCGGCCTGACCGACAGCACAGGCCGGCGGCTGCTGCTCGACTGGCGCTCCCCGGCTGCCGAGCCGTTCTTCGGAGCCACCCACGCCGATCCGATGGGCCTGGCGAGCCGCCGCAGGTACCGCTGGACCCGCGGCCGGATCAGCGACTACTGGGACGAGGTGTTCACCCCTGACGGGTTCGCGGGGCACCATGCCTCACTCGACGACCAGTCCGCTTTCATCGCCAGCCTCGGCAGCGACCGCTCACCACGGATGCGGGACGTGCTCGGCACCATCCAGGCCGACCAGGACGCCATCATCCGCGCGGGGTCGCGCGGCGCCCTCGTCGTCGACGGCGGCCCGGGCACGGGGAAGACCGTCGTGGCCCTGCACCGCTCCGCCTACCTGCTGTACTCCGACCCCCGGCTCGGTCACCGGCGGGGTGGCGTACTGTTCGTCGGTCCGCACCGGCCGTACCTGGACTACGTCTCCGACGTCCTTCCCAGCCTCGGCGAGGAGGGCGTGCAGACCTGCATCCTGCGTGACCTCGTCACCGAGGGAGCCGCGGCAACCGTCGAGGCGGACCCGGAGGTGGCCCGTCTGAAGTCGTCCGCGGACCTGGTGAAGGCGCTCGAGAAGGGCGTCAGGTTCTACGAGGAGCCGCCCACGAAGGGCATGACGGTCACGACCCACTGGTCCGACATCTGGCTGAGCGCCACCGACTGGGCCGTGGCCTTCGAGGCGGCGGAGCCCGGCACTCCGCACAACGAGGCGCGCAACCAGGTCTGGGAGGAACTGCTCACCATCCTGGTGGACAAGCACCAGGGCGACGCCTCCGGTGACGACGCACACGTCTCGCCCGACCTGGTCCGCAAGTCGCTGAGGCGGAACAGGGAACTGCTCACGGCCTTCAACCGCGCGTGGCCCCTGCTCGAAGCGGCCGACCTCGTCTCCGACCTGTGGTCGGTCCCCGCCTACCTGCGGCTGTGTGCTCCCTGGCTCAGCCGCGACGAGGTGCAGAAGCTGCAGCGTGCGGACGCCCAGGCCTGGACGGTGTCCGACCTGCCCTTCCTGGACGCGGCACGGCAGCGGCTCGGCGACCCGGAGGCGTCGCGGCGCAAACGGCGGCACGACGCCGTCATCGCCGCCCAGCGGGAGCGCATGACCCAGGTCGTCGACAACCTGATCGAGGCCGTGGCCAACTCCGGTGCCGACGGCGACGACGGCATTGGCCTGGTGACGATGCTGCGTGGCGAGGACGCCCAGGTCAGCCTCGTCGACGAGTCCGAGGTCTCCACTGCCGACCCGGACCTGCTCGCCGGCCCGTTCGCGCACGTCGTCGTGGACGAGGCCCAGGAACTCACCGACGCGGAGTGGCAGATGCTGCTGCTGCGCTGCCCGTCCCGGAGCTTCACCATCGTGGGCGACCGCGCCCAGGCCAGGCACGGGTTCACGGAGTCGTGGCAGGAACGGCTCAAGCGGATCGGTCTCGACCGGATCGACCTGGCCTCCCTGAGCCTCAACTACCGGACACCGGAAGAGATCATGACGGAGGCAGAGCCGGTCATCCGGGCGGCGCTCCCGGACGCGAACGTGCCGACGTCCATCCGCAGCGGTGGAGTTCCGGTCGCCCACGGCCACTTGTCGGACCTCGACTCGATCCTGGCCAACTGGCTCACCGGGCATGCCGAAGGCACAGCCTGCGTCATCGGCGCCCCCACATTCGCCCCGACGGACCGCGTCCGGTCACTTACCCCGGAGCTGTCGAAGGGCCTGGAGTTCGACCTGGTGGTCCTGTTCGACCCGGAGAGCTTCGGCGAGGGGATCGAAGGAGCGGTGGACCGCTATGTAGCGATGACGCGAGCAACGCAGCAACTCGTCATCCTCCGATGA
- a CDS encoding glycosyltransferase — translation MVLSTYGSRGDVEPLAALTVPLRELGAEVRVCAPPDEDFARRLSEVGVSMVPVGPSARELTQAVPPPSMPERAAQVIAAQFEAVAAAAEGCDLLVATGMMPAAAGARSVAEKLGIPSVSVIFQQLTLPSPHRRPLAYRGRPFPPEVTDNRVLWDLDAQSINELFAEALNTNRAANGLPPVDDVRDHVFGDSPWVATDPVLDPLHEMPGFDVVQTGAWVLPDVRPLPADLEAFLDAGTAPVYVGFGSMPMHAAADAAQVAIDAVRAQGRRVLVSRGWADLALTDDQDDCFAVGEANHQALFRRVAAVMHHGGAGTTSTAARVGAPQVVVPQLADQPYWAGRVADLGIGAAHDGPTPTFESLSAALESALAPETRARAAAVAATIRTDGADVAAKLLLDMAG, via the coding sequence GTGGTGTTGTCGACCTATGGGTCGCGTGGAGATGTCGAACCCCTCGCGGCACTCACGGTGCCCCTTCGGGAACTCGGCGCCGAGGTGCGGGTGTGCGCGCCGCCGGACGAGGACTTCGCGCGGCGGTTGTCCGAGGTCGGTGTATCGATGGTGCCGGTCGGACCGTCGGCCCGTGAGCTGACGCAGGCGGTGCCGCCGCCGTCGATGCCCGAGCGGGCGGCCCAGGTGATCGCCGCCCAGTTCGAGGCGGTCGCCGCGGCGGCCGAGGGCTGCGATCTGCTGGTGGCGACCGGCATGATGCCGGCCGCGGCCGGCGCGCGGTCGGTGGCCGAGAAGCTGGGTATCCCGTCCGTGTCCGTGATCTTCCAGCAGCTCACCCTGCCGTCGCCGCACCGCCGGCCGCTGGCGTATCGGGGCCGTCCGTTCCCACCGGAGGTGACCGACAACCGGGTGCTGTGGGACCTGGACGCCCAGAGCATCAACGAGCTGTTCGCTGAGGCACTCAACACGAACCGGGCGGCGAACGGCCTGCCGCCGGTGGACGACGTCCGCGACCACGTCTTCGGCGACAGCCCCTGGGTGGCGACGGACCCGGTCCTGGACCCGTTGCACGAGATGCCGGGCTTCGACGTCGTCCAGACCGGTGCGTGGGTCCTCCCCGACGTCCGTCCGCTGCCGGCCGACCTGGAGGCGTTCCTGGACGCCGGCACCGCGCCGGTGTACGTGGGCTTCGGCAGCATGCCCATGCATGCCGCGGCGGACGCCGCCCAGGTGGCCATCGACGCGGTTCGCGCGCAGGGCCGCCGCGTCCTCGTCTCCCGCGGCTGGGCCGATCTCGCCCTGACCGACGACCAGGACGACTGCTTCGCCGTGGGCGAGGCCAACCACCAGGCACTCTTCCGCCGCGTGGCCGCGGTCATGCACCACGGCGGCGCGGGGACGACGTCCACGGCCGCCCGGGTCGGTGCGCCTCAGGTCGTGGTGCCCCAGCTGGCCGACCAGCCCTATTGGGCCGGCCGCGTGGCCGACCTGGGCATCGGCGCGGCGCACGACGGTCCGACGCCGACCTTCGAGTCCCTGTCGGCCGCACTCGAATCGGCCCTGGCCCCCGAGACCCGCGCCCGCGCAGCCGCCGTGGCGGCGACGATCCGCACCGACGGGGCGGACGTGGCCGCGAAGCTGCTGCTCGACATGGCCGGCTGA
- a CDS encoding 5-oxoprolinase/urea amidolyase family protein has product MTFDTLLVANRGEIAVRIIRTAHELGLRTVAVYSDADRSAPHVRLADQAVRLGPAPAKESYLDADLILNAAKDSGAGAIHPGYGFLSEDAGFARRCEDAGIVFVGPTPEQLELFGAKHTARAAADAAGVPPAPGTGLLGSLAEALEEAQAIGYPVMLKATGGGGGIGMSACRSAGELTDSWERVQRVAAASFSSAGVFLERLVEHARHIEVQVFGDGEGTVVTFGDRDCTLQRRNQKVVEEAPAPSLPAHIREQLAAAAHDLCASVGYRSAGTVEFVYDAAREEAYFLEVNTRLQVEHPVTEEIYGVDLVAWMLRLARGERDVVRDPGTPRGHAVEARLYAEDPARDHRPGAGLLTRVEFPSGVRVDGWVETGTEVTTSYDPMLAKIIAYGPDRAHALRRLDEALARTRLDGIETNLGLVRAALADRRFREATHSTATLATVTDPTPRIEVVAGGTLTTVQDWPGRTGYWQVGVPPSGPMDDLSFRLGNRALGNPEGTPGLECTLQGPALRFTHTTTVCVTGAPATVSVDGTAAVQWEPVTVPAGAVLEVGAPGGHGLRTYVLVAGGLDVPAFLGSASTFTLGRFGGHGGRALRTGDVLHGGAVTEGTPVPVPDRPSFGAAWQVAVVEGPHAAPEFFTEDDIRDFYAAGWKVHFNSARTGIRLVGPRPRWARTDGGEAGLHPSNIHDTPYSVGAVDYTGDMPVLLGPDGPSLGGFVCPATVISTERWKLGQLRPGDTVCFLPVDVAGAPRPALVDGGVLARDGDVTYRRSGDDNLLVEFGPMQLDLALRMRVHALMETVAGAGRDGIADLTPGIRSLQIRTDPARLPQHELLAEVRELVASMPPTDALVVPSRTVHLPLSWDDPATREAIARYMAGVRDDAPWCPWNIEFIRRVNGLASVEDVYRTVFDAEYLVLGLGDVYLGAPVATPLDPRHRLVTTKYNPARTWTAENSVGIGGAYLCIYGMEGPGGYQFVGRTTQVWSGWQQRGAFEPGSPWLLRFFDRIRWYPVGAEELLELRADLTSGRFVPRIEEGTFSLAGYRAFLDEHAESIAEFRGRQQAAFAAERDAWEAAGEFARADAAVAPAAPLAEVTVPAGGRVVEAEFAASVWQVNVRPGDEVTAGQPLLALEAMKMESRVHAPVAGVVAEILAGPGDQVEAGTALMVLAPARGSVPSTEPADR; this is encoded by the coding sequence ATGACCTTCGACACGCTGCTGGTCGCCAACCGGGGCGAAATTGCTGTCCGGATCATCCGCACGGCACACGAACTGGGACTCAGGACTGTGGCGGTGTACTCCGACGCCGACCGGTCCGCGCCCCACGTCCGGCTCGCCGACCAGGCCGTACGGCTCGGCCCCGCGCCCGCGAAGGAGTCGTACCTCGACGCCGACCTGATCCTGAATGCGGCCAAGGACAGCGGGGCCGGGGCGATCCACCCCGGGTACGGCTTCCTGTCAGAGGACGCGGGGTTCGCCCGGCGCTGCGAGGACGCCGGGATCGTGTTCGTCGGCCCGACGCCCGAGCAGCTGGAGCTGTTCGGCGCCAAGCACACGGCGCGGGCGGCGGCCGACGCGGCGGGCGTACCGCCGGCACCGGGGACGGGCCTGCTCGGGTCGCTCGCCGAGGCACTCGAAGAGGCCCAGGCCATCGGCTATCCCGTCATGCTCAAGGCAACCGGCGGCGGTGGCGGAATCGGCATGTCGGCATGTCGCTCCGCCGGTGAACTGACCGATTCCTGGGAGCGCGTCCAACGTGTCGCCGCCGCCTCCTTCAGCTCGGCCGGTGTCTTCCTGGAACGGCTCGTCGAGCATGCCCGCCACATCGAGGTCCAGGTCTTCGGCGACGGTGAGGGCACGGTGGTGACCTTCGGCGACCGGGACTGCACGCTGCAACGCCGCAACCAGAAGGTGGTGGAGGAGGCCCCGGCACCAAGCCTCCCGGCCCACATACGCGAGCAACTGGCGGCCGCCGCCCATGACTTGTGTGCCTCCGTCGGCTACCGATCCGCCGGAACCGTCGAGTTCGTGTACGACGCCGCCCGCGAGGAGGCGTACTTCCTGGAGGTCAACACCCGCCTCCAGGTGGAGCACCCGGTCACCGAGGAGATCTACGGCGTCGACCTGGTCGCCTGGATGCTGCGCCTGGCGCGCGGCGAGCGCGACGTCGTCCGCGACCCGGGCACCCCGCGCGGCCACGCCGTCGAGGCCCGCCTCTACGCCGAGGACCCGGCGCGCGATCACCGGCCCGGCGCGGGGCTGTTGACGCGGGTGGAGTTCCCGAGCGGGGTGCGGGTCGACGGCTGGGTCGAGACGGGCACCGAGGTGACGACGTCGTACGACCCGATGCTCGCGAAGATCATCGCGTACGGCCCCGACCGCGCGCACGCCCTGCGCCGGCTGGACGAGGCGCTGGCCCGCACCCGGCTCGACGGCATCGAGACGAACCTCGGCCTGGTGCGCGCGGCGCTCGCCGACCGCCGTTTTCGCGAGGCCACCCACTCGACGGCGACCCTCGCGACCGTCACCGACCCGACGCCCCGCATCGAGGTCGTCGCCGGCGGCACCCTCACCACCGTGCAGGACTGGCCGGGCCGCACCGGCTACTGGCAGGTCGGCGTGCCGCCCAGCGGCCCGATGGACGACCTGTCCTTCCGGCTCGGCAACCGGGCGCTGGGCAACCCCGAGGGCACCCCGGGACTCGAATGCACGCTCCAGGGACCGGCGTTGAGGTTCACGCACACCACCACCGTGTGCGTGACGGGCGCCCCGGCCACGGTCAGCGTCGACGGTACGGCGGCCGTGCAGTGGGAGCCGGTGACGGTGCCGGCGGGAGCCGTACTGGAGGTCGGAGCGCCGGGCGGGCACGGTCTGCGGACGTACGTCCTCGTCGCGGGCGGTCTCGACGTCCCCGCGTTCCTGGGCAGCGCGAGCACCTTCACGCTCGGGCGCTTCGGCGGCCACGGCGGACGCGCACTGCGGACGGGCGACGTCCTGCACGGCGGGGCGGTCACCGAGGGAACCCCGGTTCCCGTGCCGGACCGCCCGTCCTTCGGCGCCGCATGGCAGGTGGCCGTCGTCGAAGGACCGCACGCCGCGCCGGAGTTCTTCACCGAGGACGACATCCGTGACTTCTACGCCGCCGGCTGGAAGGTGCACTTCAACTCCGCTCGGACCGGCATACGGCTCGTCGGCCCGAGGCCGCGCTGGGCGCGCACCGACGGCGGTGAGGCGGGCCTGCACCCGTCGAACATCCATGACACGCCGTACTCCGTCGGCGCCGTCGACTACACCGGCGACATGCCGGTGCTGCTCGGCCCGGACGGCCCGTCGCTGGGCGGGTTCGTGTGCCCGGCGACCGTGATCAGCACCGAGCGCTGGAAGCTGGGCCAGCTGCGCCCGGGTGACACCGTGTGCTTCCTGCCGGTGGACGTGGCCGGCGCGCCCCGCCCCGCCCTCGTGGACGGCGGCGTCCTCGCCCGCGACGGCGATGTGACGTACCGCCGCAGCGGTGACGACAATCTGCTGGTCGAGTTCGGGCCGATGCAGCTGGACCTGGCCCTGCGCATGCGCGTCCACGCGCTGATGGAGACGGTGGCCGGGGCGGGCCGGGACGGCATCGCCGACCTGACCCCGGGCATCCGCTCGCTCCAGATCCGCACGGATCCGGCCCGGCTGCCCCAGCACGAACTCCTCGCCGAGGTACGGGAGTTGGTGGCGTCCATGCCGCCCACGGACGCACTCGTGGTCCCCTCCCGCACCGTCCATCTCCCCCTGTCCTGGGACGACCCGGCCACCCGCGAGGCCATCGCCCGCTATATGGCGGGGGTGCGCGACGACGCGCCCTGGTGCCCGTGGAACATCGAGTTCATCCGGCGCGTCAACGGCCTGGCGTCGGTCGAGGACGTCTACCGCACGGTCTTCGACGCGGAGTACCTGGTCCTGGGGCTGGGCGACGTGTACCTGGGCGCCCCGGTGGCGACCCCGCTGGATCCCCGCCACCGTCTGGTGACCACCAAGTACAACCCGGCACGCACCTGGACCGCGGAGAACTCGGTCGGCATCGGCGGGGCGTACCTGTGCATCTACGGCATGGAGGGGCCCGGCGGCTACCAGTTCGTGGGCCGTACGACCCAGGTGTGGTCGGGGTGGCAGCAGCGCGGGGCGTTCGAGCCGGGGTCGCCCTGGCTGCTGCGGTTCTTCGACCGGATCAGGTGGTATCCGGTGGGCGCCGAGGAACTGCTGGAGCTGCGGGCGGACCTCACGTCCGGGCGGTTCGTGCCGCGCATCGAGGAGGGCACGTTCTCCCTCGCCGGGTACCGGGCCTTCCTGGACGAGCACGCCGAGTCGATCGCGGAGTTCAGGGGCCGGCAGCAGGCGGCCTTCGCGGCGGAGCGGGACGCGTGGGAGGCGGCCGGCGAGTTCGCGCGGGCGGATGCGGCCGTGGCGCCCGCCGCGCCCCTGGCCGAGGTGACCGTCCCGGCGGGCGGCCGGGTGGTCGAGGCCGAGTTCGCGGCGTCCGTCTGGCAGGTGAACGTCCGGCCGGGTGACGAGGTGACGGCCGGACAGCCGCTGCTCGCCCTGGAGGCGATGAAGATGGAGTCCAGGGTGCACGCGCCGGTCGCCGGCGTGGTCGCCGAGATCCTGGCCGGGCCCGGGGACCAGGTGGAGGCGGGAACGGCTCTGATGGTCCTCGCGCCCGCCCGAGGAAGCGTCCCGTCAACCGAGCCTGCAGACAGGTGA
- a CDS encoding urea amidolyase associated protein UAAP2, with amino-acid sequence MMAVVPARAAWSHIVRAGETLTITDLHGNQAVDFLVHDAHDTSVRYSAPDTIHAQGSIFLTTGSVLMSNEHTPLMTVVADDVGRHDTVGGACSKESNTLRYGHHTWSQHACVDNFLAEGAKYGLGKRDLVSNINWYMNVPVEKDGTLGIVDGISAPGLSLTLRAERDVLVLVSNCPQINNPCNGFEPTSVQMTISVQTTVNEAGGA; translated from the coding sequence ATGATGGCCGTCGTTCCCGCCCGCGCCGCCTGGTCGCACATCGTCCGTGCCGGTGAGACGCTCACCATCACCGACCTGCACGGCAACCAGGCCGTCGACTTCCTCGTCCACGACGCTCACGACACATCGGTCCGCTACAGCGCCCCCGACACCATCCACGCCCAGGGGAGCATCTTCCTGACCACAGGCAGTGTGCTGATGTCGAACGAGCACACCCCGCTGATGACGGTGGTCGCGGACGACGTGGGCCGCCACGACACGGTCGGCGGCGCCTGCTCCAAGGAGTCGAACACGCTCCGGTACGGCCACCACACCTGGTCGCAGCACGCCTGTGTGGACAACTTCCTCGCCGAGGGCGCCAAGTACGGCCTGGGCAAGCGCGACCTCGTCTCCAACATCAACTGGTACATGAACGTGCCGGTCGAGAAGGACGGCACCCTCGGCATCGTCGACGGCATCTCGGCACCCGGCCTCTCCCTGACCCTGCGCGCCGAGCGCGACGTCCTGGTCCTGGTCTCCAACTGCCCCCAGATCAACAACCCCTGCAACGGATTCGAGCCGACGTCCGTGCAGATGACGATCTCCGTGCAGACGACGGTCAACGAGGCGGGCGGCGCATGA
- a CDS encoding urea amidolyase associated protein UAAP1, whose translation MATETTYGARAHARAQEGARAEAMPVVPAADWPDPPCEADRLVWAETVAGGNYTHRVLARGTELRLTDLRGDACAHLLLYAADRPWERLNVADTVKVQWNAYLGEGRLLLSDQGRVLASVVADSSGRHDTLCGTSTLVRNTGRYGDGTPQSPSPAGRELFKLAAAKNGLEPRDLPPSLSFFQGVEVREDGALDFTGSAGPGATVTLRAEQDVTVLIANVPHPVDPRAEYVSTPLEVLAWRAGATAPGDPLWDATPEGRRAFLNTAESLAARGLA comes from the coding sequence ATGGCGACAGAGACCACGTACGGCGCCCGTGCCCATGCCCGTGCCCAGGAAGGGGCCCGTGCCGAGGCCATGCCCGTCGTCCCGGCCGCCGACTGGCCGGACCCGCCCTGCGAGGCGGACCGCCTGGTGTGGGCCGAGACGGTGGCGGGCGGCAACTACACGCACCGGGTGCTCGCCCGCGGCACGGAGCTGCGGCTGACCGACCTGCGCGGCGACGCCTGCGCGCATCTGCTGCTGTATGCGGCCGACCGCCCCTGGGAGCGGCTGAACGTCGCCGACACGGTGAAGGTGCAGTGGAACGCCTACCTCGGCGAGGGCCGCCTGCTGCTCTCCGACCAGGGCCGCGTCCTCGCCTCCGTCGTCGCCGACAGCTCCGGCCGGCACGACACCCTGTGCGGCACCTCCACGCTCGTACGCAACACCGGGCGGTACGGCGACGGCACCCCGCAGTCCCCCTCCCCCGCAGGCCGCGAACTGTTCAAGCTGGCCGCCGCGAAGAACGGCCTGGAGCCCCGGGATCTGCCGCCCTCACTGTCCTTCTTCCAGGGCGTGGAGGTCCGCGAGGACGGCGCCCTGGACTTCACCGGCTCGGCCGGGCCCGGCGCGACCGTGACCCTGCGTGCCGAGCAGGACGTGACCGTGCTGATCGCCAACGTGCCGCATCCGGTCGATCCCCGCGCCGAGTACGTCAGCACCCCGCTGGAGGTCCTCGCCTGGCGGGCCGGGGCCACCGCGCCCGGCGACCCCTTGTGGGATGCCACGCCCGAGGGCCGCCGCGCCTTCCTCAACACCGCCGAGTCCCTTGCCGCGAGGGGGCTCGCATGA